In one Rattus rattus isolate New Zealand chromosome 16, Rrattus_CSIRO_v1, whole genome shotgun sequence genomic region, the following are encoded:
- the Prkrip1 gene encoding PRKR-interacting protein 1, with translation MASPAATSVRPPRPKKEPQTLVIPKNAAEEQKLKLERLMKNPDKAVPIPEKMNEWAPRPPPEFVRDVMGSSAGAGSGEFHVYRHLRRREYQRQDYMDAMAEKQKLDAEFQKRLEKNKIAAEEQTAKRRKKRQKLKEKKLLAKKMKLEQKKQKEEPSQCQEQQTSSSEEASGAEEEEEEPSIVIMGR, from the exons ATGGCGAGTCCCGCTGCCACTTCTGTTAGACCGCCCAGGCCCAAGAAAGAGCCGCAGACCCTCGTCATCCCCAAGAATGCAGCCGAGGAGCAGAAGCTCAAGCTAGAGCGGCTCATGAAGAACCCG GACAAAGCTGTTCCAAttccagagaaaatgaatgaatgggctCCTCGACCTCCTCCAGAATTTGTCCGAGATGTCATGG GTTCCAGTGCTGGGGCTGGCAGTGGAGAGTTCCACGTGTACAGGCACCTACGGCGGAGAGAGTACCAGCGGCAGGACTACATGGATGCCATGGCTGAGAAG CAAAAACTGGATGCAGAGTTTCAGAAGAGACTGGAAAAGAATAAGATCGCTGCAGAGGAGCAGACTGCAAAGCGCCGGAAGAAGCG GCAGAAGTTAAAAGAGAAGAAGTTACTGGCAAAGAAGATGAAACTtgaacagaagaaacagaaggaag AACCCAGTCAGTGCCAGGAACAGCAAACCAGCAGTTCTGAGGAGGCAtctggagcagaggaggaggaagaagagcccAGCATCGTCATCATGGGGCGATGA